The nucleotide window GCCGCCGTGCCGGAGCCTGTCATCAGCACGGCCTGCCATTCGCTGGCGTCGAGGCCGTACAGATCGACGAGGCGCGTGCGGGCCTCTTCCTGCAAATCGAAAAACTCGCTTTCGCGGTGGCACAGATCGGTCTGCAACAGGCTGTTGCGAACGCGTTCGGTGAGCGTCACCGGGCCGGGGTTGAGCAGCAGCATGAGCGCTCCTTGAGTTTGAATCGGGTTTGACTTCAGGCGGCGCCGATGTGGCGCATCAGACGCGTCTTCACATCGGGCGGCGTGATGGTGGGACGCGGCAGCCCGTCGGGCGTGCCGCGGCGAATGGCCAGACGCGCGAAGCGCGGGCCGTCGAGCGGCGGCGCTTCGAACAGGGCGTCGATCACGTTCACGTCGTCGCTTTCGACCGCGGATGCATAACCGCACGCCGCCGCGACGCCCGCAAACGAAACCTGCGACGACACCGTCGCCTGACCGCCGGTCGAATCGTGCGCGCCATTATCGAGCAGCACGTGCGTGAGATTCGACGGACCGTACGCGCCGATGGTGGCGAACGCGCCCATGCGCATCAGCGCGGCGCCGTCGCCGTCGAGCGCGACCACGCGCAGGTCGGGACGCGCGAGCGCCAGGCCCAGCGCGAACGGCGTTACGCAACCCATCGAGCCGACCATGTACAACTGGTTCGCACGGTCGTCGATCGCGTAGAGTTCGCGCCCGCAAAAGCCGGTCGACGCAAGCACTACCGTCGATTCGAGCGGCGTGTGCGCGATCACCTTGTTCAGCGCGTCGTGACGCGAAGCCAGTTCGCCCGCCGCCTTCGTGAACTGCGATTGCGGCGTAACGGGCACGCGGCGCTCGCTCGCACCGCTGTCTTTCAACTCGTACGGCGCCACGCTGCCCTTTTGCATGACGAGCGCGTACGGGCGCCCGGTTTCATCCATATAAGCGATGGCGCGATCCAGCGCCGGGCCGATCGCGTCGGCTTCGGTCGGGAACGTCTCCCAGGGAATCTCCATGGTCTCCAGCATCGCGGGTGTGACCGGACCCATCAGCGCGTGCTGCGGTTCGTCGGCGACACCGGGCTGGCCGCGCCACGTGACGATCAGCAACTGCGGCAGACGGAAGGTCCACGTGAGCGAGGTCAACGGGCTCACGGCGTTGCCGAGTCCGGAGTTCTGCATCATCGTGATGCCGCGGCGGCCGTTTTTCGCGCCGAGCGTAACGCCAGCGATCAACGCGACGGCGTCGCCTTCATTGGCCGCCGACACGTAATGCAGCGATTCGTCCTGCAACACGTAGTTGATGAACGGCGTCAGATACGAGCACGGCACGCCCGCATACCAGTCGAAGCCGCGTTCGCGCGCCGCCTCGACGAACTGTGCTGCCTCGATCATTGCGCGGCTCCGCTCGCTGCGTCCGCCGCGCCTTTGCCCGCGCCTTTGCCCACGCATTTGTCTGCGGCGCCGACCGCGGCCGCGAACGGCGCTTGCGCGTGCGCGAAGTCGCCCGCACGGCGGAAGTCCTCCAGGTCGTTCACGCCGCGCCAATGGCCGTGCACGTATTGCACTTCGATCGATTCGCCCGCTTCGATCAGCGCGTTCAGCAATGCCGGCATGTCGAGCGATGCGAAATCCGCGCGCGCCCGCAACTCGCTCATGACCGCCTGCAAACGCTCACGGCCTTCACCGCGCACATTCAGCAGACCGACCCAACGGCCATGCGGCGTTTGCGATGCGATGGCCGACGTTGCATCCTGCCCGCTCGACACGTGACGCAGCAGCACCTTGTTGCCGAACAGGCCGCGATCATCCGCCGCCGAACACCAGGCGAAATCGCGCACGCTGGCGTTTTCCGCGTCGGTCAGCGACGAATCGACCACCACGCTGAACGCCGCTTCGCTTTCCACGAGATCGCGCAGAATATAGCTGCGGAACAGCAGATCGCCGTACGAGATCACCGTGTCGCCCGCCAGCTTGTCCACCGCGCAGGCGAGCGACGCGAGTTCGCCGGTTTGCGCATGCTGTTCGTTGACGACGAGCTTGATGCCGGCCGTGTCGATCGCATCGGCGCGATAACCGCCGACCACGGTGATGTCGTTCACACCCTGCTTCTTGAACGCATCGACGAGCCAGCGCAACAGCGGCTTGCCGGCGATCGGCAGCATCACTTTCGGACGGTCTTCGGTGACGGCTTCCAGGCCCTTGCCGCGGCTCGCCGCGAGCACGACCGCGGAACCGGCGGCACGGCCGCTCGACAGATAGCGGTCTTCCGCTTCCGAATACTCGTCGGCGTCTTGCAGGCGGAAGATTTCGTTGACGGCGGCGATGCTGTCTTCCACGTTGACGAGCGTCTCGCTCGAATGGATTTCCTTGGCGACGGCCTGCATCGCCGAGGTCGCCGCGCGGATCAAATGGTTCGCCCAGATTACCGTGCTGATACCGGCTTCGCGGAACACTTCGGTCGGCGTGCTGTAGTACTTGGTCGGCACGATCACGAGCGGAGCGCGGCCGGCCCATTCGCGCGCGAATTCGAGAATTTCGTCGGGGCGCGAGAGTTTGCTGTGAATCAGGATCGCATCCGCGCCGGCCTGACGATAGGCTTCCGCGCGACGCAGCGCTTCGTCCATGCCCCAGCCGGCAATCAACGCTTCAACCCGCGCGACGATCGAAAAGTTCTCATCGGACTGCGAGTCTTTACCGGCTTTGATCTTGCCGCAGAACTCGTCCATATCCGCGAGCGGTTGCGCTTCGCCGTTGATGAAGCTGTTGGTCTTGGGGAATTGCTTGTCTTCGATACACACGCCGGCAATGCCGCGCTGTTCGAGTTTGCGCACGAGGCGGCGCACGTTGTTGAAGTTGCCGTAGCCGGTATCGCCGTCGAGCAGGATCGGCAGATCGCTGGCGTCGGCCATGAATTCGAGCGTGTCGACGACTTGCGTCCAGCTTGCTTCATTGTTGTCGCGCACGCCGTATTGCGCAGAAATCGCGAGGCCCGAACCCCAGATCGCCTTGAAACCGGCTTCGCGGACGATCCGGGCGGACAGGCCGTTATGGGCCTCCATCATGAATTCGAGTTCGCTGCTGACGAGCATCTGGCGCAGGCGCGCGCTGCGGGACGCGGAGACGAAAGCGGGTTCGCGGGCGTTCATTTTATGTACTCCTGGTGGCGGGCTTATTGATGCTCTTCTTTTGCCCGACTGGCGTCTGGAAAATGGCGACTATAGCGGAATTTTTATTTATTCGTCTTTTTCGTGACAGTGGTTTTCTCCATTTGCGGATAAGTGGAAAAATGTGTCGTTTTTTGCAATCCGCTAATGCGACCGGCGGCTTGGATTTTATTGGCGTTCTGTGGAATCGTGACGCGATCGCATGGCAGCGTGTTGGCGGGCGGCGTGTCCGTTCGGTTTGGTCGCCAATCGGTTGTGGCGATATTGAGGTTTGAATATCCGATTTTTATTGGCGGAAAGCCTTAATTATCAATATCGATTCACAAGCACTGGCATTTGGCATTGGCAATAGATGGAAAGCCCGATTGAATCAGCAGAAAATGAATAAGCGTTCTGAATGAAACATAAATAATGCCGTCGCGCGGTAAAAAAGTCTTTTTGGTCAGACGAATAGAAATACATAACAGCGGGTTTCCCCTGCCCTGCGGAGTCCAGGCCGCCGCGCCGTAAACACAGTCAGCGACAAGCCACTCGCCACAAGCGAACCCAATCCCTGACCGACCACTGTGCGAAAGCAAAACCCGCTATGACTCTGAACAGAAAACTGGCCTCGATGATCGCCGTCCTCTGGATCGGCCTGATCCTGATCGGCGGCTTCGGCGCATGGCAGAACCGTGCCTCGATGATCTCGGACCGCCGCGATCAGTTGAAATCGCTGATCGAGCAGGCCAACCACATCGTCGGCCGTTACTACGCGCTCGCGCAGCAGCACACCATGACCGAAGAAGAAGCGAAGAAGCAGGCGCTTGAAAGCCTCGCGGCCATGCGCTACGGCAAGGACGGCTACATCTCCGTCAACGATTCGCAACCCGTCATGCTGATGCATCCGATCAAGCCGGAAATGGTCGGCAAGAACCTCGCGCAGTTCACCGATCCGGCGGGCAACCACCTGTTCGTCGATATCGTCAACGCGGGCAATCGCGAAGGCGGCGGCTTCATCGACTACCTGTGGTCCAAGCCGGGTAGCGACAAACCGGTTGCCAAAACCAGCTACTCGATTCACTTCGCGCCGTGGGACTGGTATCTCGTCACCGGCATGTATATGGACGACGTGCAAAGCGCGTTCTACGCCAATCTGCTGCGCTGGCTCGTGATCACCGTCACGCTCGGCGCAATCGCCACCGCCGTCATGCTGCTGGTGCTGCGCAGCGTTCGCCGTACACTCGGCGGCGATCTCGAAGTGGCCGTGGAACACGCGCAGTTGATGGCGCGCGGCAACCTCGCCACGCGCGTGCCGGTCCAATCGGACTACACCGGCAGCCTGCTGCATGCGCTTCAGACCATGCAGGCCGGTCTCGTCGAGACGGTGTCGCGCGTGCGGCTCGGCACGGAGAACATCAATATCGGCGCGACCGAAATCGCCGCCGGCAACACGGATCTCTCGCAGCGCACGGAAGAACAGGCCGCCGCGCTCGTCGAAACGGCGTCGAGCATGGACCAGATGACGGTCAACGTGAAGCAGAACGCGGACAGTGCGCTGCAGGCCGCGCACCTCGCCGGCCAGGCCGCGGATGTCGCCACGCGCGGCAGCCGCGTGGTCGACGACGTGGTCCGCACGATGGGCGAAATCACCACCAGTTCGCGGCAGATCGGCGACATCATCGGCGTGATCGACGGCATCGCCTTCCAGACCAACATCCTCGCGCTCAACGCGGCCGTCGAAGCGGCTCGCGCGGGCGAACAGGGACGCGGCTTCGCGGTGGTCGCAGCCGAAGTGCGCAGCCTCGCGCAACGCTCGGCCACAGCAGCGAAGGAAATCAAGGCCTTGATCGAAACCTCGACCAACACGGTGGAAGCCGGCGCGTCGCTGGTCGCCAATGCCGGTTCGACGATGGGCGAGATCGTGCAGTCGGTGCGTCGCGTCAACGAGATTCTCGAGGAGATCAGCAACGCCTCGCGCGAACAGAGCGCGGGCATCGAGCAGGTCAATCGCGCGGTCGGTGAAATGGATCAGGTCACGCAGCAGAACGCGGCGCTGGTCGAACAGGCCGCGGCCGCCGCGCATTCGCTGAAGGACCAGGTGGGTGTTCTGCGCGAAGCGATTTCGAGCTTTGCACTGCCGGCCTGAGCATTTTCGGAACGCCGGACCTAACAGAAGCAGCGCACCAAAAAAGAAGGCGCTCAACAGGCGGAGAGCGCCTCTTTAACACGCCGCGTCGGAGTCGACGCATTAGTCGAACGAAACAGCCGCGCGGATTTTTCAAGTCCGCGCGGTTTTTTTACGCCCGCGCGCGCCCTGGTCTACGTTGAGCCGTCTCCGGCTCATGTGCCCATCTACCTGCTCGCCATCGTCGCCGACGCCATGTCCCGCGTATTCATGAGCATGCGCCGCGGTATGGATCGCTTCGGTCTGTGCCTCGTCGGCACGGTTACCGCGCCCTGCGGCGGCACGGTGCGCGACGTGCTGCTCGGTCGCTACCCCTTGCGCGGATCTCGCATCCAGATTACGTTCTCATTACAATTGGCGCGGCGTCGGTTGCCGCGGCGTGCGCGGCGGCATGTTGCGCGACGTGCTGTGCAGTTTCGCGCTGCGCATGCCGGCGGTGCGATTCCGCTGGTAACTCAAGGTATTCACCGCCGCCGATTCGGGCGGCGCAAAGTTAATCGAGCTGTTCGTTATCCGCACCCAATGATCCAGAAGAAGAAATCGCAGTCGCACGATCCCTACGCGCCCGTCGCGAAACACCCGTTGCTGGCCGCGCGCCTGCCGATGTGGCGTTCCAAATTCATCGTCCTGCTGGTGTTCGGCGCGTTCGCGTCGCTCGCAGGGCGCGCGTTCTGGGTGCAGGTGGTGAACCAGGACTTCTACGTCGATCAAGGACAGAAGCGCTATCAGCGCACCATCGAACTCGACGCGACGCGCGGGCGGATCGTCGATCGCAACGGCTCGATGCTTGCCGTCAGCCTCGCAACCTACGAGATCTGGGCCTCGCCCAAACTGATCGACGAAGCCGCGTTCGCGCCGCTCTCCAGGCTGCTCGATCTGCCGCTGGCGGAATTGCGCCGGCGTTTGAACGGAGACAAGATCTTCGTCCTGCTCAAGCGCCAGGTGGACGCCGAGACCGCCGGGCATCTGTCGAAATTGGGCCTCGCGGGCATCACGCAGATCGCGGATTCGAAGCGTTTTTATCCTGAAGGCGAATCGGCGGCGCACGTGGTCGGCTTCACGGATATCGAGGACAACGGTCAGGAGGGCGTCGAGCTCGCCGCCAACGAGCAACTGCTCGGCGTGCCCGGCCAGCGCGAAGTGATCCGCGACCGTCTGGGCCGCGTGGTGTCCGAGACCCGGCCGCTCGTGCCCCCGCAGAACGGCGAGACCATCCATCTGACGATCGATCGGCGGATTCAGCAGCTCGCCTATGCGCAACTCAAGGACGCGATTGCCAGACATCACGCCGAAGCCGGCAGCGTGGTGGTGCTCGACGCGCGCAACGGCGAGATCCTGGCGCTCGCCAATTACCCGAGCTTCGATCCGAACGATCGCGCCCGCCTGACCGGCCGCCAGTTGCGCAATCGCGCGGTGGTCGATACTTTCGAGCCCGGCTCGACGATCAAGCCGGTGGTCGTCGCGCTCTCGATCGACGAGGGCAAGGTGCGGCCGCAAAGTGTGATCGATACCGCGCCTGGCTGGTACAGGATCGGGCCGGCCGTGATCCACGACACTTCGAATCACGGCGTGATGACCGTTGCCGAAGCCGTGCAGAAGTCGAGCAATATCGCGCTCGCCAAGCTCGCGTTGAATTTGCCGGCCGAGAAGATCTGGACCAAATATCAGGAATACGGGCTCGGCCTGCGCCCGGAGCTGACGTTTCCGGGCGTGGCGTCGGGCAAGGTGCGTCCGTATAAGCGCTGGCGCCCGATCGAACAGGCGACCATGGCATATGGCTACGGGCTGTCCACGTCGCTACTGCAAATGGCGCAGGTCTACACGGCCTATGCCGGCGACGGCACGATGCATCGCGTGAGTCTGCTGCGTAATGGAGCGGGCGCGCAATCGGAGGACAAGGGCCAGGCGGTCACGACGCCGACCACCGCGCGCGCCATCCGCGCGATGCTGGAAATGGCGACCGGCGTGGGCGGCACGGGACGCGCGGCGACGGTGGAAGGCTACCGGATCGGCGGCAAGACCGGCACGGCGCGCAAACAGGTCGGCGCGACTTACGCGAAAAACCGCTACCGCGCACTGTTCGTCGGCATGGCGCCGATGAGCGACCCGCGGCTGATCGTCGCCGTGATGATCGACGACCCGGCGGGCAAGGCGTTTTATGGCGGGACGGTGGCCGGTCCGGTGTTCAGCGGCGTGACGGGTGGAGCGCTGCAGCTACTGGGTGTGCCACCGGATGCGCCGGGCACTTAGGAGCTTTAAGCGGCATGCGCGCGCCGGCCGCGGCACACCGTTTTTTTCGGATGCCATGCAGGCGATTGCCGCGTCGGGCAGCCAGTCACGCGAACTTTCGATGCGAGCTTCGGCGCCTGAGGTCAGCGAGCCATCTGCTCGCCACCCGCATTGACCAGTGCCTCAATGCGATTGCGGCCGTTGCGTTTGGCCTGATACATGGCGCGATCGGCTTCTTCCATCATCGCGCCGCCTAGCGTGGCCGCCTCGGTTGGCGTGCCGCTGATCGTGCGCGCCGCCACGCCGATCGACACCGTCAAGGCGATGCGCTCGCCATGATCGTCCTGCAAAGCGAGTCGTTCGACCGCCAACCGCACACGCTCGGCGACGGTGAGCGCATCGGCGCGGTCGCCTTGCACGAGCGCCGCGAATTCTTCGCCGCCGTAACGCGCGACGGTATCGCCGAGGCGCACCTGTTGCCGCACGCAAGCCGCCACCGCCGCCAACGCGCGGTCGCCGGTCTGATGGCCGTAGGTGTCGTTGATCCGCTTGAAGCTGTCGATATCGATGAACAGACACGCTACCGGCACGCTATAGCGGACGGCGCGCATGATCTCCTCGCGCAGCCGCTCGTCGAAATAGCGGCGATTGGCGAGGCCCGTCAACGAATCGGTCATGCCCAATTGCTTGAGCCGCTCGCGATGGGCGACATTGTCGAGACTCGCCGTCACGATGCTCGCGAAGCGCTCCAGAATATCGGTCGCCATACCTCGGCCGAAGCGCGCCGGGTCGTCGCTGCCGAGACAGAGATAGCCGCTGACGGTGTCGCCGGCGGCAAGCGGCAGCAGGATCGCGCTCGCCGGCGCTTCGGCGTCGCCGAAGAAAGCACGCCGCGCCGAATCATCCATGTCGTGCGGCTTGCCGAGCCACGGCCGGCCCTGTTCGCACAGACCTTGGGCGGCAAGACCACCTTCGCGCGAGGTGCGCAGTCTCGACTGATCGAGTGCGCACAAGGCGGCCGGCTCGAGCAATTCGCGCAGCATCGGCGCGCGGTCGTCGAGCCAGAGCGTCACGCCACTCAGCGAAAATTCCCGCGGCAACTGAGTGAACAGCGTGTCGAGAAACGATGCGAAGTCCTGAGCGCCGATCAAACGCAACTCGACGTTCTGGAAGCGCCGCAGCGTGCGCTCGTTGTGCTGCACAGTATCGACGAGCGAACGAAGGCGCTCGGAAAGCGGCGTTTGGGCGAGGTTCGTCACGTTATCAGGTGTGGGCCCGAAGGCGAAGCGGGGTTGGCGACCCCAATCGCTGTAATAACGGCGGATTTCGCGAGGTCTTGAGGGCCCGATCAGGTCGACTACGCTTTTACGCGATCTTAAGTCTGGCTTAATTCTTTGCTGTAACCATGACGCACAACATCCCCTGTTGAAGCCGCCAGAACATCGGCG belongs to Paraburkholderia sp. FT54 and includes:
- the aepY gene encoding phosphonopyruvate decarboxylase; translation: MIEAAQFVEAARERGFDWYAGVPCSYLTPFINYVLQDESLHYVSAANEGDAVALIAGVTLGAKNGRRGITMMQNSGLGNAVSPLTSLTWTFRLPQLLIVTWRGQPGVADEPQHALMGPVTPAMLETMEIPWETFPTEADAIGPALDRAIAYMDETGRPYALVMQKGSVAPYELKDSGASERRVPVTPQSQFTKAAGELASRHDALNKVIAHTPLESTVVLASTGFCGRELYAIDDRANQLYMVGSMGCVTPFALGLALARPDLRVVALDGDGAALMRMGAFATIGAYGPSNLTHVLLDNGAHDSTGGQATVSSQVSFAGVAAACGYASAVESDDVNVIDALFEAPPLDGPRFARLAIRRGTPDGLPRPTITPPDVKTRLMRHIGAA
- the aepX gene encoding phosphoenolpyruvate mutase, which translates into the protein MNAREPAFVSASRSARLRQMLVSSELEFMMEAHNGLSARIVREAGFKAIWGSGLAISAQYGVRDNNEASWTQVVDTLEFMADASDLPILLDGDTGYGNFNNVRRLVRKLEQRGIAGVCIEDKQFPKTNSFINGEAQPLADMDEFCGKIKAGKDSQSDENFSIVARVEALIAGWGMDEALRRAEAYRQAGADAILIHSKLSRPDEILEFAREWAGRAPLVIVPTKYYSTPTEVFREAGISTVIWANHLIRAATSAMQAVAKEIHSSETLVNVEDSIAAVNEIFRLQDADEYSEAEDRYLSSGRAAGSAVVLAASRGKGLEAVTEDRPKVMLPIAGKPLLRWLVDAFKKQGVNDITVVGGYRADAIDTAGIKLVVNEQHAQTGELASLACAVDKLAGDTVISYGDLLFRSYILRDLVESEAAFSVVVDSSLTDAENASVRDFAWCSAADDRGLFGNKVLLRHVSSGQDATSAIASQTPHGRWVGLLNVRGEGRERLQAVMSELRARADFASLDMPALLNALIEAGESIEVQYVHGHWRGVNDLEDFRRAGDFAHAQAPFAAAVGAADKCVGKGAGKGAADAASGAAQ
- a CDS encoding methyl-accepting chemotaxis protein codes for the protein MTLNRKLASMIAVLWIGLILIGGFGAWQNRASMISDRRDQLKSLIEQANHIVGRYYALAQQHTMTEEEAKKQALESLAAMRYGKDGYISVNDSQPVMLMHPIKPEMVGKNLAQFTDPAGNHLFVDIVNAGNREGGGFIDYLWSKPGSDKPVAKTSYSIHFAPWDWYLVTGMYMDDVQSAFYANLLRWLVITVTLGAIATAVMLLVLRSVRRTLGGDLEVAVEHAQLMARGNLATRVPVQSDYTGSLLHALQTMQAGLVETVSRVRLGTENINIGATEIAAGNTDLSQRTEEQAAALVETASSMDQMTVNVKQNADSALQAAHLAGQAADVATRGSRVVDDVVRTMGEITTSSRQIGDIIGVIDGIAFQTNILALNAAVEAARAGEQGRGFAVVAAEVRSLAQRSATAAKEIKALIETSTNTVEAGASLVANAGSTMGEIVQSVRRVNEILEEISNASREQSAGIEQVNRAVGEMDQVTQQNAALVEQAAAAAHSLKDQVGVLREAISSFALPA
- a CDS encoding penicillin-binding protein 2 → MIQKKKSQSHDPYAPVAKHPLLAARLPMWRSKFIVLLVFGAFASLAGRAFWVQVVNQDFYVDQGQKRYQRTIELDATRGRIVDRNGSMLAVSLATYEIWASPKLIDEAAFAPLSRLLDLPLAELRRRLNGDKIFVLLKRQVDAETAGHLSKLGLAGITQIADSKRFYPEGESAAHVVGFTDIEDNGQEGVELAANEQLLGVPGQREVIRDRLGRVVSETRPLVPPQNGETIHLTIDRRIQQLAYAQLKDAIARHHAEAGSVVVLDARNGEILALANYPSFDPNDRARLTGRQLRNRAVVDTFEPGSTIKPVVVALSIDEGKVRPQSVIDTAPGWYRIGPAVIHDTSNHGVMTVAEAVQKSSNIALAKLALNLPAEKIWTKYQEYGLGLRPELTFPGVASGKVRPYKRWRPIEQATMAYGYGLSTSLLQMAQVYTAYAGDGTMHRVSLLRNGAGAQSEDKGQAVTTPTTARAIRAMLEMATGVGGTGRAATVEGYRIGGKTGTARKQVGATYAKNRYRALFVGMAPMSDPRLIVAVMIDDPAGKAFYGGTVAGPVFSGVTGGALQLLGVPPDAPGT
- a CDS encoding diguanylate cyclase, whose amino-acid sequence is MTNLAQTPLSERLRSLVDTVQHNERTLRRFQNVELRLIGAQDFASFLDTLFTQLPREFSLSGVTLWLDDRAPMLRELLEPAALCALDQSRLRTSREGGLAAQGLCEQGRPWLGKPHDMDDSARRAFFGDAEAPASAILLPLAAGDTVSGYLCLGSDDPARFGRGMATDILERFASIVTASLDNVAHRERLKQLGMTDSLTGLANRRYFDERLREEIMRAVRYSVPVACLFIDIDSFKRINDTYGHQTGDRALAAVAACVRQQVRLGDTVARYGGEEFAALVQGDRADALTVAERVRLAVERLALQDDHGERIALTVSIGVAARTISGTPTEAATLGGAMMEEADRAMYQAKRNGRNRIEALVNAGGEQMAR